The Chitinophaga pinensis DSM 2588 region TCATGTTCTTCATCCAGGATGATCAGACCCAGGTCCTGAAAAGGCAGCAGCAGACTGGAACGTGCCCCTAGCAATATCTTCAGGTCACCATTCTTTACCTTGTTCCAGATCTCTACTCTTTCGTTATTATTAAAACGGGAGTGATAGATCCCGATTTTATTACCAAAATGTTTTTGCAGGCGGCGAACGATCTGCGCGGTCAGGGCAATTTCCGGGAGCAGGTAAAGCACCTGTTTACCCATGGCCACATACTCTTCGATCAGTTTGACATAGAGTTGGGTTTTACCGCTGGAGGTGACTCCATGCAGTAAAGTAACCGGTTTGGCAGCAAAACTGTTGCGTACTTCCGCCAGTGCCTTTTCCTGTGCAGGACTCAATTTGAAATCTATCTGGGCTTCTACCTTACCACCGCCGGGAACACGATCTACAACCCGTTTTTCTATCCAGAGGATGTTTTTATCTACCAGTCCTTTCAGCTGGGCGGTAGTAGCACCTGATTTCTTTAATAATTCAGACTGCAGTACACTACCCTGTGTTTTGATCAGGTGCAGATAAGCCAGCAGCAGTTCCATCTGCTTGGGCGCTTTGGCCAGTTCGTTGAACAGGGGCGCCAGCAGTTCTTCATCTTCATACTGGGTGTGCAGCTGTACGTAGTTCTCTTTTTTCTCTTTATATACCTCTTTCAGTTCTTCATATACCAGCAATACGTTCTTTTCTATCAGTTTTTTGATAGTGGAATAAACGTCTGCTTTATCCAGTATGAGCTGCACTTCATCGATCCGCAGTTCTTTACGGATGTTGAGGGCTTCTGCTACCAGGTATTCATCATCATCGAGGTTAGAGAAGTCGTCGCCATAGGCGTCGTTAAAAAGGAGGAGTGTTTCGCTGGAAAGTTTCAGATGGGCAGGCAGGGCGGCATTGAGTACCTCCCCTTCTGTGCACATATAATAAGAAGCGAGCCATTGCCAGAATGACAGCTGCGTAGGATATACGACAGGGTCTTTATCCAGCATATCCAGCAGGGGTTTAGTCCTGTAGTCAGCAGGCGCCTGTTCATGAATCGCTTTTACAATACCTGCATATTTCTTCTGTTTGCCCAGTTGTACGGCCACACGGCTACCTGCCTTCAACGATTCCTCCATATGCGGAGGTACCGCGTAAGTATAATTTTTTGGCAGGGCCAATGGCAGTATGACGTCAGCAAATTTCATCCGGCAATTTATACAGTAGCCTTCAATTCTTGTTCCATAATGTTAAATACCTGCTGTTTAAGGGCTGGCAGGTCTTCCATTGTCAGTCCGGCGACAGGAACAGGCGGCAGGTATACCACACGACAGCGACCAGGATTCAGATTGAACCCTTTGGCGTGCAGGCGTTTACCATTATCCAGGTACAGGACTGGCTGGATAGGTGTCTGTGTTTCGATGGCTATACGGAATGCGCCATTATGGAATGGCTGTAAAAGTGAGTCAGTTTCGTTGGTGGTACCTTCGGGGAAGATCAGGATGGAAACGCCTTCTTTGATAACGGAGATCATTTCACGAACGCTGCGGGCACGGGCCTTGGCATCAGAGCGGTCTACCATTACGACGGACTGGCGGTAGATGTAACCGAAAGCCGGAATACGTTTCATTTCGATCTTACCCAGCGGACGGAAAGGAAGTCTCATCACCTGCACGGCGAGTGCAGCGTCCAGGTAGGAACGGTGATTGACAACATACAGGTATGGTGTCTTGTCCTTTTTGTCATGTTTATAGATCCGCTTTACCATGATCCCCACGGCCGGGAACCAGGTATATGACCAGAAGCGCAGAAAATAGAATATGATATTTCCCCCCTTGATTCTTCCCAGGAATGACGCCAGAAAGATTGGCGGGATAATAAGGAACATGATAACAAGGAACACGATAGCGGCGTATATCATATACACCACATGTAACGGCTTGAGCAATAACTTCATAATAATGCCAGTCTCTGTTTTAGTCTGATGCAAGCCGGAAAATTACAGTATACATATGGAAATACCTAATTACAGCTGCAGGACCAATCCTTATCAAGGTCGATACAGGTAACTACGCTGGTGGTGTCTTCGCAAGGTGCGAATACTACGCGGAGATGCTGGCCTTCTTCAGAATAGCCTTCAAGTGCATAGGTGGGACATGGTTCGTCCTGGGGATTCGATTTTTCGTTATTGACACTGCCGGTTTCCAGTATCCCAACTACTTCGGCTTCCGTCACATGACGGCATTCCATACGGCATCTGGCGTGCCGGGTGTACTTGAGTGGTGCATGACGGTTAAGTCCTGCAGGTGTCTTTTCGGTAATCTTCTTGTCCCTCTTGTCTGTTGTGGCGATACTCGTGTTATTGTGTGCAGTAACGCGTGGTTGACGTTGCGGCCCTTTCCACCATTGTTGTTGCCAGGCGAGCCACAACAACAGTGTTAATAACAACATAGGTATATACTTACCCTTAGATTTCATGGTCATGCTCTGTTACGAATACATTCAGCATTGCTCGTGCCGGACGGCAATCTAGTACAATTTTAGCAATATAACCAGTATAAAAAAAAGGTGCTACCTTTGCGCTCCTTATGACAACAGGTAAAAAAGTAGCATTTCATACCCTCGGCTGTAAGCTGAACTTTTCAGAAACCTCCTCTCTGAGCAGGCTGCTGGAACAGGATGGTTTTGTGAAAACAGATTTCGAGGAGCAGGCGGATGTGTATGTGATCAATACCTGCTCTGTTACCGAAAACGCTGATAAGGAGTGCCGTCACCTGGTACGCCGTATCCAGCGGAGAGCGCCGGAGAGCATGATAGTGATCACCGGCTGTTATGCACAGCTGAAACCAAAAGAGATCGCTGAGATCGAAGGCGTTGATCTCGTACTGGGGGCCGCAGAGAAGTTCAATATCGTGGACCATCTGAAAACCCTCACCAAAGGCGACAGTGCGAAGATCTGCTCCTGCGACATCGAAGACGTCAATACTTTCCATGCCTCCTATTCGGTAAACGACCGTACCCGCACCTTCCTGAAGGTACAGGACGGCTGTGACTATACCTGCTCCTTCTGCACCATCCCGATGGCCAGAGGTAAAAGCCGTAGTGACAGTGTTGCCCGCGTAGTAGAACATGCGCATTCCCTGGCGGCTTCCGGTGTAAAAGAGATCGTTCTGACAGGTATCAACCTCGGCGATTTCGGGAAAGGCCTGGAAGGCGGTAAGAAAAGAGAAGAAACTTTCTTTGAACTGATACAGGAACTGGACAAAGTGGAAGGCATCGAGCGTTACCGCATCTCCTCCATCGAACCCAACCTGCTGAGTAATGAGATTATCGAATTTGTGGCCAACAGCAAACGCTTCATGCCGCATTTCCATATTCCTTTACAGAGCGGCAGTAATGATATACTGGGACTGATGCGCCGTCGTTACCGTCGTGAACTGTATGCTGATAAAGTAGCGCTGATCAAACAGTTTATGCCACATTGCGCCATCGGCGTGGATGTTATCGTTGGCTTCCCGTCCGAATCAGACGCGCATTTCCAGGAAACATACGACTTCCTGCACGGACTGGATATTTCCTACCTGCACGTATTCACTTATTCAGAAAGAGCCAATACCAGTGCACTGGACATCACCCCGGTGGTGCCTGTCAACATCCGTAACGAGCGCAATAAAATGTTACGTAACCTGAGCCATAAGAAACAACAGTACTTCAACGAACAGCATGTAGGTGAAACCAGGAAGGTATTGTTTGAAAAACATGGTAAGGACGGTATGATGGAAGGCTACACCGACAACTATATTAAAGTCACTACGCCTTATCGCCTGGAATGGACCAATCAGCTGATTGAATGGGAACTGAAGTAATGTATTTTTTAATACGTTTACACTGATAAGGTTCCTGCAATAACAAAAAAGTTCTTAATTTATTATTTCAATAGAATCCTTTTCTGCAAAGGATTTGAGAGCATTCATACTTTATAGCCAATTCACTTTTTGATAATTATTCATTAAAAAAATTTGGCAGAATGAAAATACTTTCTACCTTTGCAATCCCATCAGACAAAAGGACTGGTGGTCACGAAGAAAAGAATGGGAGTTTAGCTCAGCTGGTTCAGAGCATCTGCCTTACAAGCAGAGGGTCGATGGTTCGAATCCGTCAACTCCCACTCAGTTACTTTTAAATTTCTTTTTCTTCAGGGAGTTTAGCTCAGCTGGTTCAGAGCATCTGCCTTACAAGCAGAGGGTCGATGGTTCGAATCCGTCAACTCCCACCCAGAAGCTTCATCAACAGGATGATGCTTTTTTTTTGACAAAAATGTTTCCGCTGTATAGCGGTCCTTTCAGGGAAACCTGGTAGTAGAAAAGAGAAGGGAGTTTAGCTCAGCTGGTTCAGAGCATCTGCCTTACAAGCAGAGGGTCGATGGTTCGAATCCGTCAACTCCCACATAGAAAGCTTCATCGTAAGATGGAGCTTTTTCATTTTTAATACCCTCAAGCGTGGGGTTAATTAAGAATTAGAAATTAAGAAGTAAGAATTGCTTAGCCTTCCTCATTCAAAACTTCATTCACTTTATAATTTTCCCGTCAACGTCCCCCCAGTAGGCATTTTCACTAAATCGTAGCCGTTATCAACAGCTTTAACTCTTAACTGTTAATTGTTAATTTCTTATTCCTATCTTGCACTGTTTTTAAAAAACCGCCACCCAATGGGCCATACGCTTGCTGATAAAATTAAATCGGGACATTCAAGACTTGTTTTTTACAGCCTTACGCCCCCAAAAATAACTACCAACCAGGATAGAATAGCTGAAATCGCACAGGCACAAGCTGAACGTATCAGCGCGCTTGATATCGATGCACTGATCCTCTATGATATCCAGGACGAAACCACCAGGACTGAACAGGAAAGAACATTCGCTTTTATTCCGACTGTACTGCCGGAGCAATACAGCAGGGATTATTTTCATCAGCTGAAAGTTCCCCGTATCATCTATAAAAGCATTGCCAATCTGAATGATGCGCAGTTTAAGCAATGGTTAACTGACAATGGCGACATACAGCACTCCGTGTTTGTAGGCGCTTCTTCCCAGCAACAGATCGAACAAACCAACTTCTCCCTGTCAGATGCTTATGCCCTCAGACAACAACATGCACCTGAGCTGCTGATCGGTGGTGTGACCATCCCGGAACGCCATGCGAAAAAAGGAGATGAACATGTCCGGCTTTCCAATAAGATGGAACAAGGTTGCAGCTTCTTTGTATCACAGTGCGTGTATAACGTGAATGATACCAAAGACGTGTTGGCAGATTATTACTATCACTCCCGTGAAATCAGTCAGACGCCTGCACCGATTGTCTTTACGCTGGCTCCCTGTGGTTCACTGAAGACATTACAGTTCATGGAATGGCTGGGTATCAAAGTACCGAAGTGGCTGTACAATGACCTGAAACATTCTAAAGACATCTTACAGGCATCTATAGACACCTGCCTCCATGTAGCTTCAGAATTGCTGGAATATGCAGACAAAAAGAACATGTCTATCGGCTTCAATATCGAAAGTATTTCTATCAAAAAAGACGAAATCAGCGCTTCTATCGATCTGTTGGACCAGGTACTCAAATTAAGTAAACAGTCCTTAAAAATGGCGCCGGAAAGGGCATCAGGAAAGGTGGTGGAAGCAGTAAGGATGCCACACTATTAATTAGGAATTAGGAATTAATAGCAATGATCTTCAGATAAACTAAAAGAGGCGTCCATTTTACCGGATGCCTCTTTTAGTTTATAATGACTGCTACGATCTCCGCTGCATTCAATTCTTAATTTTTAATTCTTAATTCCTAATTTCTCTCTACCTTTTCCCCTTCAATATCCTCCTTACCGCTTTCCCCAGTTTATTCAGATTCGCCAGCTGTTCCTGGATAGGCGCGAGTGTAAGATCTTCTGGTTGCACGCCTGCTTCAATATAATCGATCTCCTGTTGCTCCGGATAGACCAATACAATGTTATGCGCAGGGAAATGACGGCTCAGGCGTCCCGGCATACCGTCCAGGTAAGGACGATGAGACAGTGTACCCTTACGGGCAGCTACTACCATTACCAGGTCATTCTTCGTGATATCTTTCGCCAGCAAAAGCAGTTCTTCGATATTATCAAACTGTTTGAAGTTGATCTCTATGCTGAGTTTAAACTGTTGCAGATAGGCTTCTATGGCTTTTTGTGTATTGGTGTTACAGCAGATCATCAGCTTCGCTCCTATCTGTTTACTGAGCAGGAAGATCTTTTGAATATAATGCAGAAAGCCGATTTCGTATTCCGCATTCTTTGGCATCACCAGCACCAGTTTTTTAGTAGCGTTGAGCGGGTAATGGAAATCGCATACATAGATCGTTTCCCATACACTCTGTAACACGTTGTCCAGCGTAGTACCGAAGATGGAACCAAACAAACGTTCTGTCGTGCTGTTATTCTTATCTGTCCAACCCAGCACCACATCTGTGATCATCAGTTCCTTTGCGGCTCTCGCAATACCATCCGATACGTTCAGGTCAATACGGGTCACTGCCTGTACCTTACTTTCTGTTGCACCAGCATACATCACAGCAGCTTCCATGATCTTGTTAGTCAGCGGTATTTTCTGCTTCGCTTCTTCATCATCCTGTACGACTGCCAGTGGATAAATAGGCGTGTGCGTATCCGGATCTTTGATCATCAGGGCAAAGTCAA contains the following coding sequences:
- a CDS encoding lysophospholipid acyltransferase family protein → MKLLLKPLHVVYMIYAAIVFLVIMFLIIPPIFLASFLGRIKGGNIIFYFLRFWSYTWFPAVGIMVKRIYKHDKKDKTPYLYVVNHRSYLDAALAVQVMRLPFRPLGKIEMKRIPAFGYIYRQSVVMVDRSDAKARARSVREMISVIKEGVSILIFPEGTTNETDSLLQPFHNGAFRIAIETQTPIQPVLYLDNGKRLHAKGFNLNPGRCRVVYLPPVPVAGLTMEDLPALKQQVFNIMEQELKATV
- a CDS encoding DUF4258 domain-containing protein yields the protein MKSKGKYIPMLLLTLLLWLAWQQQWWKGPQRQPRVTAHNNTSIATTDKRDKKITEKTPAGLNRHAPLKYTRHARCRMECRHVTEAEVVGILETGSVNNEKSNPQDEPCPTYALEGYSEEGQHLRVVFAPCEDTTSVVTCIDLDKDWSCSCN
- the mtaB gene encoding tRNA (N(6)-L-threonylcarbamoyladenosine(37)-C(2))-methylthiotransferase MtaB encodes the protein MTTGKKVAFHTLGCKLNFSETSSLSRLLEQDGFVKTDFEEQADVYVINTCSVTENADKECRHLVRRIQRRAPESMIVITGCYAQLKPKEIAEIEGVDLVLGAAEKFNIVDHLKTLTKGDSAKICSCDIEDVNTFHASYSVNDRTRTFLKVQDGCDYTCSFCTIPMARGKSRSDSVARVVEHAHSLAASGVKEIVLTGINLGDFGKGLEGGKKREETFFELIQELDKVEGIERYRISSIEPNLLSNEIIEFVANSKRFMPHFHIPLQSGSNDILGLMRRRYRRELYADKVALIKQFMPHCAIGVDVIVGFPSESDAHFQETYDFLHGLDISYLHVFTYSERANTSALDITPVVPVNIRNERNKMLRNLSHKKQQYFNEQHVGETRKVLFEKHGKDGMMEGYTDNYIKVTTPYRLEWTNQLIEWELK
- a CDS encoding methylenetetrahydrofolate reductase, whose translation is MGHTLADKIKSGHSRLVFYSLTPPKITTNQDRIAEIAQAQAERISALDIDALILYDIQDETTRTEQERTFAFIPTVLPEQYSRDYFHQLKVPRIIYKSIANLNDAQFKQWLTDNGDIQHSVFVGASSQQQIEQTNFSLSDAYALRQQHAPELLIGGVTIPERHAKKGDEHVRLSNKMEQGCSFFVSQCVYNVNDTKDVLADYYYHSREISQTPAPIVFTLAPCGSLKTLQFMEWLGIKVPKWLYNDLKHSKDILQASIDTCLHVASELLEYADKKNMSIGFNIESISIKKDEISASIDLLDQVLKLSKQSLKMAPERASGKVVEAVRMPHY